Part of the Halanaerobiales bacterium genome, TATTAATTAAGCAGCCCAATCAATCTCAAATAAGTAAGCAGAATCATCTACTTCTACTGCTCTATTATCTGCATCTACATCTATACTATCCAGACTGCGGAGGTAATTAAGAAGTGAATCTCTGACTAATACATTAGTATCTGTAAATTCAACTTCTGTAAAGGTTTTAAATCCATCTCCACCTTCAGCAAGGAAGTTATTGGTAGCAACTGTATACTTTTTATCCATCTTAAGTGGTGTACCATCAGGTAGAGTTACTTCTACAACTCTATTATATTTTTCTTTATCCATATCATATTTTACTACTAAACCAGTATGTTGTAACATACCTTTATTTAATGTAAGACTCTGTTCCAGAATTTTCACAATTTGTTCTCCAGTCATTTCAGCTTTTACTATTGAATTACCAAATGGTAGTAGTTCATAGATATGACCGACTGTTACATTACCAGCAGGAATGTCTATTCTTAATCCACCTGGGTTCTGAAAAGCAATATCTACATTTGCAACATTTGTCATCGCATCAGTTGCTAAAGCACCAATTTTAGAAATATCATTATACTTACTTACTAACTTTTGTTCAGTTGTAATAACAGTTTCAGCCATTTTCTTCTCTATAGTTTTTGCATAACTATTTATCATTGATTGGATAGGCTGACTTTTAGCCATACCTAATACACTTTTCTGAACAGGATGTACCATTGGTGTAGCATTATATATTTCTCCATTTTCATTACTTACAAAATATCTTAAGTTTCCTAAATAACGTCCATGATTACCTGCTTCAACAATTGGATTATTATTAACAATTGCATTAACAGCATGGTGACTATGGCCACCAACTATACCATTAACATTAACCAATCTAGCTGTTTCAACTAATTCACCAGAGACTTCACCACTGTCATAATTCATTGTCCCAGGCATATGACTTACTACAATTACCATATCTGCACCTTTAGCTCTAAGTTTTGCTGCCCACTCACTAATTACTGCAGCAGGATCAATAAACTTAATATCTTCTATATAAGAAGGCATGGTTGTACCTCTAGTTTCAGGGGTAGCTATACCAATTAAGCCAAT contains:
- a CDS encoding 5'-nucleotidase C-terminal domain-containing protein; its protein translation is MINKRRKLLVTITLVMAVVLTIGMTASASELSMLDRVLTGEKPEAKQSVNKALAVESIVNYFNYDVPVKVEEASFNDVEGNTLRYAEAALMAGLIDNTNKFNPDKELRREEVVAMLMNATRIEKRVSGDILNKYADASKIEKEFKDELALAVDMGLLVGDAENLLFPDRDMTTNEFDAVLSRLTTKYKRIDVLSTNDFHGKVQAGEEPGAAKLMGIINHYRSGNPDGTILVDGGDSFQGTPISNLNDGAPVIKFMNSANYVAQAIGNHEFDWGIEKVKYFDQKTDFPLMAANIVDKKTGERVDWATPSKMITVDGLDIGLIGIATPETRGTTMPSYIEDIKFIDPAAVISEWAAKLRAKGADMVIVVSHMPGTMNYDSGEVSGELVETARLVNVNGIVGGHSHHAVNAIVNNNPIVEAGNHGRYLGNLRYFVSNENGEIYNATPMVHPVQKSVLGMAKSQPIQSMINSYAKTIEKKMAETVITTEQKLVSKYNDISKIGALATDAMTNVANVDIAFQNPGGLRIDIPAGNVTVGHIYELLPFGNSIVKAEMTGEQIVKILEQSLTLNKGMLQHTGLVVKYDMDKEKYNRVVEVTLPDGTPLKMDKKYTVATNNFLAEGGDGFKTFTEVEFTDTNVLVRDSLLNYLRSLDSIDVDADNRAVEVDDSAYLFEIDWAA